The following are encoded together in the Methylorubrum sp. B1-46 genome:
- a CDS encoding monooxygenase family protein — MRTVDEQAGASGRPRRDSVDLSAYPSLVVVYLGFRVGRLRGLRALLGIGRGLAQVQRAMPDGLLAHENLVYGLNHIGMRQYWRDLESLEAFTRSDPHKTWWREFGRDPAGNGFWHEAYRLSGGMEAIYVGMPHPVGLGTFAAARQPEGPFMTSRQRLAS; from the coding sequence ATGCGAACGGTGGACGAGCAAGCGGGTGCGAGCGGTCGACCCCGGCGGGACTCGGTCGATCTCTCGGCCTATCCCAGCCTCGTGGTGGTCTATCTCGGCTTTCGGGTCGGCCGGTTGCGGGGCCTGAGGGCGTTGCTCGGCATCGGACGCGGCCTCGCGCAGGTGCAGCGGGCGATGCCGGACGGGCTGCTCGCGCACGAGAACCTCGTCTACGGCCTCAACCATATCGGCATGCGGCAGTACTGGCGCGATCTGGAAAGCCTGGAGGCCTTCACCCGCTCGGACCCGCACAAGACGTGGTGGCGGGAGTTCGGCCGCGATCCGGCCGGCAACGGCTTCTGGCACGAGGCCTATCGCCTCTCCGGCGGGATGGAGGCGATCTATGTCGGCATGCCCCACCCGGTCGGGCTCGGCACCTTTGCCGCCGCTCGCCAGCCGGAGGGTCCGTTCATGACCTCGCGGCAGCGGCTGGCTTCGTAG
- a CDS encoding DUF2155 domain-containing protein yields the protein MSRNPATVLRRTALGTLALILSALPASADKIKNPTAVFSGLDKITGRIVTFEVAIDETVQFGALQMTPRVCYSRPPTETPKTTAFLEVDEVTLDSKYRRIFTGWMFASSPGLHAIEHPIYDVWLTDCKGGTDVIAEAKEQEDVPALASRQEKPKKKGADPTKTAQQVNQNGQVDVEGPRGVPVQPKQKPSRKFFPNNEGPAPAPPPPREPQSLFDALFR from the coding sequence TTGAGCCGCAACCCCGCAACCGTTCTGCGCCGGACCGCGCTCGGCACGCTGGCGCTGATCCTGTCCGCGCTGCCGGCCTCCGCCGACAAGATCAAGAACCCGACTGCGGTGTTCTCCGGCCTCGACAAGATCACCGGCCGGATCGTGACCTTCGAGGTCGCCATCGACGAGACGGTGCAGTTCGGCGCCCTGCAGATGACGCCGCGGGTCTGCTACTCGCGCCCGCCCACCGAGACGCCGAAGACGACGGCCTTCCTCGAAGTCGACGAGGTGACGCTCGACAGCAAGTACCGGCGCATCTTCACGGGCTGGATGTTCGCGTCGAGCCCAGGGCTCCACGCCATCGAGCACCCGATCTACGACGTGTGGCTGACCGATTGTAAGGGCGGCACCGACGTGATCGCCGAGGCGAAGGAGCAGGAGGACGTGCCGGCGCTCGCCTCCCGCCAGGAGAAGCCGAAGAAGAAGGGCGCGGACCCGACCAAGACGGCTCAACAGGTCAACCAGAACGGTCAGGTCGATGTCGAGGGTCCGCGCGGCGTGCCGGTGCAGCCCAAGCAGAAGCCCTCGCGAAAGTTCTTCCCGAACAACGAGGGCCCCGCACCGGCCCCGCCGCCCCCGCGCGAGCCGCAATCGCTGTTCGACGCGCTCTTCCGGTAG
- a CDS encoding SMP-30/gluconolactonase/LRE family protein — protein sequence MRATMLALLLCLGASAVRAQEADAGAQAELTPVLKSENLVFNGITRSKDGRLFSPFQRQQKDKGLQLGEWIDGKPVPYPDTAWNGWKTGEDASKAFVGANTIRIGPDSDLWVVDKGAAELGGAPLPGGPKLVQIDLSTNTVRKVFPLEKGTTDKSFIDDFRFHGRKVYLTDAGQPGIIVLDLDDGALRRVLDGHPSTVAQRPLTGENKVLLDAKDKPIAIHADQLEVSPDGKWFYFQACTGPLYRIETQWLDDAGLSDAERAKHVELFAATVSTGGTAIDADGNIYASDTDNLRILKFAPDGSQSTLVQDPRLVWGDAMWIDEEGGLWIPAAQMNRSKGMNGGTSKIVFPTTIFRMSIGAKPVRN from the coding sequence ATGCGAGCGACGATGTTGGCCCTGTTGCTGTGCCTCGGCGCGAGCGCGGTGCGGGCGCAGGAGGCCGATGCCGGGGCCCAGGCCGAGCTGACGCCGGTCCTGAAATCGGAGAACCTCGTCTTCAACGGCATCACCCGCTCGAAGGACGGGCGGCTGTTCTCGCCGTTCCAGCGGCAGCAGAAGGACAAGGGCCTCCAACTCGGCGAGTGGATCGACGGCAAGCCCGTGCCCTATCCGGACACCGCCTGGAACGGCTGGAAGACCGGCGAGGATGCCTCTAAGGCCTTCGTCGGCGCCAACACGATCCGCATCGGCCCGGATAGCGACCTGTGGGTGGTCGACAAGGGTGCGGCCGAACTCGGCGGGGCGCCGCTGCCCGGCGGGCCGAAGCTCGTACAGATCGACCTCTCGACCAATACCGTCCGCAAGGTCTTCCCCCTGGAGAAGGGCACCACCGACAAGAGCTTCATCGACGATTTCCGCTTCCATGGCCGCAAGGTCTACCTGACCGATGCCGGCCAGCCCGGCATCATCGTGCTCGACCTCGACGACGGCGCGCTGCGGCGCGTCCTCGACGGGCATCCCTCGACCGTGGCGCAGCGCCCGCTCACCGGCGAGAACAAGGTGCTGCTCGACGCGAAGGACAAACCCATCGCGATCCACGCCGACCAGCTCGAAGTCTCGCCGGACGGCAAGTGGTTCTACTTCCAAGCCTGCACCGGCCCGCTCTACCGGATCGAGACGCAATGGCTCGACGATGCAGGGCTCAGCGATGCGGAGCGGGCCAAGCATGTCGAGCTGTTCGCGGCCACCGTCTCGACCGGCGGCACGGCGATCGATGCGGACGGCAACATCTACGCCTCCGACACCGACAATCTGCGTATCCTGAAATTCGCCCCGGACGGTAGCCAGAGCACGCTGGTGCAGGACCCGCGGTTGGTCTGGGGCGACGCGATGTGGATCGACGAGGAGGGCGGCCTGTGGATTCCGGCCGCGCAGATGAACCGCAGCAAGGGCATGAACGGCGGCACGTCGAAGATCGTCTTCCCGACCACGATCTTCCGCATGTCGATCGGCGCCAAGCCGGTGCGGAACTAG
- a CDS encoding NADH:ubiquinone oxidoreductase subunit NDUFA12 encodes MALKDTLLRIFTWWNGQTLSLALYTARSGTFVGSDELGNKYYKAQGPLIDRSVGSERRWVVYNGYADASRVPPGWRAWLCHNGDTAPSEEDYRPREWQKPHEENLTGTAAAYRPKGSQLSWGQRPAATGDYVPWTPGE; translated from the coding sequence ATGGCCCTCAAGGACACGCTGCTGCGCATCTTCACGTGGTGGAACGGGCAGACCCTATCGCTCGCGCTCTACACCGCGCGCAGCGGCACGTTCGTCGGTTCGGACGAACTCGGCAACAAGTACTACAAGGCGCAAGGCCCGCTGATCGACCGCTCGGTCGGCTCGGAGCGGCGCTGGGTGGTCTATAACGGTTACGCCGACGCCTCCCGCGTGCCGCCGGGCTGGCGCGCGTGGCTGTGCCACAACGGCGACACGGCTCCGAGCGAGGAAGACTACCGCCCGCGCGAGTGGCAGAAGCCCCACGAGGAGAACCTCACCGGCACGGCGGCCGCCTACCGGCCGAAGGGCTCGCAGCTCTCCTGGGGCCAGCGCCCCGCTGCCACCGGCGACTACGTGCCGTGGACGCCGGGCGAGTAG